A region of Lichenibacterium dinghuense DNA encodes the following proteins:
- a CDS encoding BA14K family protein, giving the protein MIGGAVASAARANSSVAYCERRFRSYNPATGTYLGYDGLRHRCS; this is encoded by the coding sequence ATCATCGGGGGGGCTGTAGCGTCGGCGGCACGGGCCAATAGTTCAGTCGCATATTGTGAGCGTCGATTCAGGTCATACAATCCGGCGACAGGGACATATCTGGGCTATGACGGGCTACGCCATCGATGCTCGTGA
- a CDS encoding fasciclin domain-containing protein, protein MTKGLRALTLATALAMGTASVAYAADPMVGGAPMMASKNIVQNASQAKNLTTLVAAVKEAGLVDTLEGPGPFTVFAPTNAAFDKLPKATVEALMKPDMKADLKKVLTYHVVAGKVDAAELAKDIKAGGGTYNMKTVEGGTLTAKMDGDRIALIDEKGGGAFVETPDVYQSNGVVHVIDSVLMPK, encoded by the coding sequence ATGACCAAGGGCCTGCGCGCCCTGACCCTCGCCACCGCCCTCGCGATGGGGACGGCGTCGGTGGCCTACGCGGCCGATCCGATGGTGGGCGGCGCGCCGATGATGGCCAGCAAGAACATCGTCCAGAACGCCTCGCAGGCGAAGAACCTGACCACGCTGGTCGCCGCCGTGAAGGAAGCCGGGCTCGTCGACACGCTGGAGGGCCCCGGCCCGTTCACGGTGTTCGCGCCCACCAACGCGGCCTTTGACAAGCTGCCCAAGGCCACGGTCGAGGCGCTGATGAAGCCCGACATGAAGGCCGACCTAAAGAAGGTGCTGACCTACCACGTTGTGGCAGGCAAGGTGGACGCGGCCGAACTCGCCAAGGACATCAAGGCGGGCGGCGGCACCTACAACATGAAGACGGTCGAGGGCGGCACGTTGACGGCCAAGATGGACGGCGACAGGATCGCCCTCATCGACGAGAAGGGCGGCGGCGCCTTTGTCGAGACGCCGGACGTGTACCAGTCGAACGGCGTCGTGCACGTCATCGACAGCGTGCTGATGCCGAAGTGA
- a CDS encoding potassium transporter Kup has product MDGSVAATSTPAVAAHPARAALLLGALGVVFGDIGTSPIYAFRESLKAAGDASTEATVLGVLSMMFWAIFLIVAVKYVVFVMRADNGGEGGTMSLLSLALPVAGRLQAVLLVVGLAGASLFFGDAMITPAISVLSAVEGLEIVLPSVTPYVVPIAAAILVALFAIQRRGSGAVGFLFGPVMAAWFAVLALSGLFHLLRHPAVLWALDPRYAVAYVGHAGGATSFLVLGSVFLALTGGEALYADMGHFGRAPIRVNWFALVMPALVLNYLGQGASVLADPAAAANPFFLLFPGRLLIPALLLTTAATIIASQAVLSGAFALVQQAIQLGAVPRLEVRQTSDESAGQVYVPQINWLLAVVVLGLVFGFRSSDALANAYGIAVAGDMLATTLLVTTVAIGLWRWPASLVYPVAGAVLLLDVAFVSANVHKIPAGGWFPILVGTATLTVMLVWRKGRQAVLTRRDKDAARLPAFIASLGRPDAPLRMRGTAVYLTKQSEIVPAALALNVRHNGVVHRQVVLLKVVTERVPRVPDDGRVAIESRTAGFSIVTLTFGFAEKPDAMSALRAHRGQVGFDPDEASFFIGRETPVPSVRPDLSPWQEALFGFLTHNSATASDYFLIPAPRVVEMGTRIEL; this is encoded by the coding sequence ATGGACGGCTCGGTTGCGGCGACGTCGACCCCCGCGGTCGCGGCACATCCCGCCCGGGCGGCGCTTCTTCTCGGGGCGTTGGGCGTCGTCTTCGGCGACATTGGGACCAGCCCGATCTATGCGTTCCGCGAGTCGTTGAAGGCCGCCGGGGACGCCTCCACCGAGGCGACCGTGCTCGGCGTCCTGTCGATGATGTTCTGGGCCATCTTCCTGATCGTCGCCGTGAAGTACGTCGTCTTCGTCATGCGGGCCGACAACGGGGGCGAGGGCGGGACGATGTCGCTGCTCTCGCTCGCCCTGCCTGTGGCAGGTCGGCTCCAGGCCGTCCTGCTCGTCGTCGGCTTGGCTGGGGCGTCGCTGTTCTTCGGCGACGCCATGATCACGCCGGCCATCTCGGTGCTGAGCGCGGTCGAGGGATTGGAGATCGTGCTCCCCTCGGTCACGCCCTACGTCGTCCCGATCGCGGCGGCGATCCTCGTCGCGCTGTTTGCGATCCAGAGGCGAGGCAGCGGTGCGGTCGGTTTCCTGTTCGGGCCGGTCATGGCGGCGTGGTTCGCCGTGCTCGCCCTCTCCGGGCTGTTCCACCTGCTGCGCCATCCGGCGGTGTTGTGGGCCCTCGATCCCCGCTACGCCGTGGCCTACGTCGGCCACGCGGGCGGCGCCACCTCGTTCCTGGTCCTCGGGTCGGTGTTCCTGGCCCTCACCGGCGGAGAGGCCCTCTACGCCGACATGGGGCATTTCGGCAGGGCCCCCATCCGCGTCAACTGGTTCGCCCTGGTCATGCCCGCCCTGGTCCTGAACTATCTCGGCCAGGGCGCCTCAGTCCTGGCCGACCCCGCCGCTGCGGCGAACCCGTTCTTCCTGCTGTTCCCGGGACGGCTCCTGATCCCGGCGCTCCTTCTCACGACCGCCGCGACCATCATCGCCAGTCAGGCCGTGCTGTCCGGCGCCTTCGCCCTCGTGCAGCAGGCGATCCAGCTCGGCGCCGTGCCGCGCCTCGAAGTGCGGCAGACGTCGGACGAGTCTGCCGGTCAGGTCTACGTGCCACAGATCAACTGGCTGCTCGCCGTCGTGGTCCTGGGTCTGGTGTTCGGCTTCCGGTCCTCCGACGCCCTGGCCAATGCCTACGGCATCGCGGTCGCGGGCGACATGCTGGCCACGACGCTCCTGGTGACCACGGTGGCCATCGGGCTGTGGCGCTGGCCCGCATCGCTCGTCTATCCGGTCGCTGGCGCTGTCCTGCTGCTCGACGTGGCCTTCGTGTCGGCGAACGTGCACAAGATACCGGCCGGGGGCTGGTTTCCCATCCTGGTCGGAACGGCGACGCTCACGGTGATGCTGGTGTGGCGAAAGGGACGGCAGGCCGTCTTGACCCGACGTGACAAGGACGCCGCCCGGCTTCCCGCCTTCATCGCCAGCCTGGGACGGCCGGATGCACCCCTGCGGATGCGGGGGACGGCCGTCTACCTGACCAAGCAGTCCGAGATCGTGCCGGCCGCGCTCGCCCTCAACGTCAGGCACAACGGCGTCGTCCATCGGCAGGTCGTCCTGCTCAAGGTCGTGACGGAGCGCGTGCCGAGGGTGCCAGACGACGGCCGCGTCGCCATCGAGTCGAGGACGGCCGGGTTCTCGATCGTGACGCTGACTTTCGGCTTTGCCGAGAAGCCCGATGCCATGTCGGCCCTGAGGGCCCATCGAGGGCAGGTCGGCTTCGACCCGGACGAGGCCTCGTTCTTCATCGGCCGGGAAACGCCCGTGCCGTCGGTGCGCCCGGACCTGTCGCCGTGGCAGGAGGCGCTGTTCGGGTTCCTGACGCACAACTCGGCGACCGCCTCGGACTATTTCCTCATCCCGGCGCCCCGTGTGGTCGAGATGGGGACGCGCATCGAGCTTTGA
- a CDS encoding cation:proton antiporter, with product MMSILNLSAILLTLSAVFGWLNRKVDLLPHAIGLLLMGVAASLVLVAVDAVVPGHRASGALGRVLHQIDFSAVVMDGMLAFLIFAGALHVDVGKLRSHAVPVVVLAIVGTAISTAVVGCGFWVIARQLDHPLPLIWALVFGALISPTDPVAVMSTLKTVSIPAKLEVQLQGESLFNDGVGIVIFTVLLRYATGAPAAETTPTAIAELLLLEAGGGLLLGTAAGYVAYRAMRAIDDYPVEVLITLALVTATYAVAEAIHVSGPLAMVAAGLLIGDRGLRLAMSDTTKRYVLALWTLIDEVLNSVLFLLIGLEVLLVAFDRGDVALALLAVPLVIAARGLALAVPVAVFARSGHFSARNVPFLTWAGVRGGISVALSLAVPDGPSKSIILVATYAVVLFSIAVQGSTLGWLARRTVGT from the coding sequence CTGATGTCCATCCTCAATCTGTCTGCGATCCTCCTCACCCTGTCGGCCGTGTTCGGCTGGCTGAACCGCAAGGTCGATCTCCTGCCTCATGCCATCGGTCTCCTGCTGATGGGTGTCGCGGCCTCGCTGGTGCTCGTCGCTGTCGACGCCGTCGTGCCCGGCCACCGCGCGTCCGGGGCGCTGGGCCGAGTCCTGCACCAGATCGACTTCAGCGCCGTGGTGATGGACGGTATGCTGGCCTTCCTGATCTTCGCCGGCGCCCTCCACGTCGATGTCGGCAAGCTGCGAAGCCACGCCGTCCCGGTCGTCGTGCTGGCGATCGTCGGAACCGCGATCTCCACGGCCGTCGTCGGTTGCGGCTTCTGGGTGATCGCCCGTCAACTCGACCACCCGCTCCCGCTGATCTGGGCGCTGGTGTTCGGGGCGCTGATCAGCCCCACAGATCCCGTGGCCGTGATGAGCACGCTGAAGACGGTGAGCATTCCCGCGAAGCTGGAAGTGCAGCTCCAGGGCGAGTCGCTGTTCAACGACGGCGTCGGCATCGTGATCTTCACCGTGCTGTTGCGCTACGCCACCGGCGCGCCCGCGGCCGAGACGACGCCAACGGCCATCGCGGAGCTGCTGCTGCTCGAAGCCGGCGGCGGCCTGTTGCTCGGGACGGCGGCCGGCTATGTGGCCTACCGCGCCATGCGGGCCATCGACGATTATCCCGTCGAGGTCCTGATCACACTGGCGCTGGTCACGGCTACCTACGCGGTGGCCGAGGCGATACACGTCAGCGGCCCCCTGGCGATGGTCGCGGCGGGGCTACTCATCGGCGACCGGGGCCTGCGCTTGGCGATGAGCGACACCACGAAGAGATACGTCCTCGCGCTGTGGACGCTCATCGACGAGGTGCTGAATTCCGTGCTGTTCCTGCTGATCGGCCTGGAGGTTCTGCTCGTCGCCTTCGACCGCGGCGACGTCGCCCTGGCCCTGTTGGCCGTGCCGCTCGTGATCGCGGCGCGCGGCCTGGCGCTGGCCGTCCCCGTCGCGGTGTTCGCGCGGAGCGGGCACTTCTCGGCCCGCAACGTGCCGTTCCTGACCTGGGCTGGCGTCCGGGGCGGGATCTCGGTCGCCCTGTCCCTGGCGGTCCCGGACGGCCCGTCAAAGTCCATCATCTTGGTCGCGACCTACGCCGTGGTGCTGTTCAGCATCGCCGTGCAGGGATCCACCCTGGGATGGCTGGCGCGCCGCACCGTGGGGACGTGA
- a CDS encoding DUF2254 domain-containing protein: MLGIFLGTFAYALTVLRTVRTVDEGKFVPHVGVTGAMALALVCIGTLVWYVHHIATSINVETVVDVVHQDLVEAIAGKTLDAADLMPPADPVTGEAVTVSGSGFLQAVDSEILADWAHQHGVTIVLRVRPGAFVPLGAPVATVSAAVDETRDVFDKAMTFGRRQAALQDLEYPVRQLNEIAVRALSPGINDPFTAGSVVDRFADALCRIAPRHLPRGAVERGGRVVLMLDVVSYDGLCDGMFHTVRQNGSGSAYVLIRLLEVLCRIAEVERLVDRRATLRRHADLAIAVAREGVSDPAGLIDCEAQFRAFADVL, encoded by the coding sequence CTGCTAGGCATTTTTCTCGGCACCTTCGCCTATGCCCTGACCGTGCTACGCACGGTACGCACGGTGGACGAGGGCAAGTTCGTGCCCCATGTCGGCGTGACGGGCGCCATGGCACTGGCGCTGGTCTGCATCGGCACGCTGGTCTGGTACGTCCACCACATCGCGACATCCATCAACGTCGAGACGGTGGTGGACGTCGTCCACCAGGACCTCGTCGAGGCCATCGCGGGCAAGACGCTCGACGCCGCCGACCTCATGCCACCCGCCGACCCTGTGACTGGCGAGGCTGTGACGGTGTCGGGCAGCGGATTTCTGCAGGCCGTAGACAGCGAAATCCTGGCCGACTGGGCTCACCAGCATGGGGTGACGATTGTCCTGCGGGTGCGCCCCGGCGCCTTCGTGCCGCTCGGCGCGCCGGTCGCGACCGTGTCGGCGGCGGTCGACGAGACGCGCGACGTCTTCGACAAGGCGATGACCTTCGGCCGACGGCAGGCCGCCTTGCAGGACCTCGAATATCCGGTGCGGCAGCTCAACGAGATCGCCGTACGGGCGCTGTCGCCGGGCATCAACGATCCGTTCACGGCGGGGAGCGTGGTCGACCGCTTCGCCGATGCTTTGTGCCGCATCGCGCCCCGCCACCTGCCGCGCGGCGCCGTGGAGCGCGGCGGCCGCGTCGTGCTCATGCTCGACGTGGTGAGCTACGACGGGCTCTGCGACGGCATGTTCCACACGGTCCGGCAGAACGGCTCGGGCTCGGCCTACGTGCTGATCCGGCTCCTGGAGGTGCTCTGCCGCATCGCCGAAGTCGAGCGCCTCGTAGACCGGCGCGCCACCCTACGGCGCCACGCCGACCTCGCGATAGCGGTGGCCCGCGAGGGGGTGAGCGATCCCGCGGGCCTGATCGACTGCGAGGCGCAGTTCCGCGCCTTCGCGGACGTGCTCTGA
- a CDS encoding mechanosensitive ion channel family protein: MHLFGIDWVGVNAENGRKLVLSLVFIAVVVAVRIGLRALVGRVAGRSFDATTQLRFWSRQGISLLAAVVLVLGLLSIWFNDPTRLATAFGLVSAGVAFALQQVITSLAGYLVILRGNTFTVGDRISMGGVRGDVMRLGFIQTTIMEMGQPPSVQGSDPAMWVKSRQFTGRIVTVSNSQIFSEPVYNYSRDFPFIWEEMMIPITYQADRAYVERTLIEAARLHATDPDTMATGAKEHLQRTFGVEPIELHPRVYWRITDNWMELTVRFIVGTHQIRGAKDAMTRHIIGKLDEAGIGIASATYDIVGMPKLRIERGMRVRGSEARDTFDAADPSS, translated from the coding sequence ATGCATCTGTTCGGGATCGACTGGGTCGGGGTGAACGCGGAGAACGGGCGCAAGCTCGTGCTGTCGCTCGTGTTCATCGCGGTCGTGGTGGCGGTGCGGATCGGGCTCAGGGCGCTGGTCGGCCGAGTCGCCGGGAGGTCCTTCGACGCCACGACCCAGCTCCGCTTCTGGTCGCGCCAGGGCATCAGCCTGCTCGCCGCCGTGGTGCTGGTGCTGGGCCTGCTGTCGATCTGGTTCAACGACCCGACGCGCCTCGCCACGGCTTTCGGCCTCGTGTCGGCCGGCGTCGCCTTCGCGCTGCAGCAGGTCATAACCTCGCTGGCCGGCTACCTCGTGATCCTGCGCGGCAACACCTTCACGGTCGGCGACCGGATCTCGATGGGCGGCGTGCGCGGCGACGTGATGCGGCTCGGCTTCATCCAGACCACCATCATGGAGATGGGCCAGCCCCCGTCCGTGCAGGGCTCGGACCCCGCCATGTGGGTGAAAAGCCGCCAGTTCACAGGCCGCATCGTTACGGTGTCGAACAGCCAGATCTTCTCCGAGCCGGTCTACAACTACAGCCGGGACTTCCCCTTCATCTGGGAGGAGATGATGATCCCCATCACCTACCAGGCGGACCGTGCCTACGTCGAACGCACGCTGATCGAGGCGGCACGCCTCCACGCGACCGACCCCGACACCATGGCGACTGGCGCGAAGGAGCACCTCCAGCGCACCTTCGGGGTCGAGCCGATTGAACTTCATCCGCGCGTCTACTGGCGCATCACCGACAACTGGATGGAGCTGACGGTCCGGTTCATCGTCGGCACGCATCAGATCCGCGGCGCCAAGGACGCCATGACGCGCCATATCATCGGCAAGCTCGACGAGGCGGGGATCGGCATCGCCTCGGCGACCTACGACATCGTGGGGATGCCCAAGCTCCGCATCGAGCGCGGCATGCGCGTCCGCGGCTCTGAGGCGCGGGACACCTTCGATGCCGCGGACCCATCATCGTGA
- a CDS encoding amidase yields the protein MAEPMIDDRVVSIDVVEMTVDQVQAAFAAGVADAVSLTQAFLERIATWDPHYTAIVFLNPEALDAARASDRRRAAGQTLGPLDGVPVVVKDPMDMVGFPTTAGWRLLHAASGGVDLMPATDSPVVARMKAAGAVILGKTNVPVLSHTGSHANDSWAGPTYNAAGREFLPGGSSAGTATAVAASMAVLGLAEETGGSIQNPASAQGLVGIKPTFALVPNAGVMPLSSNRDVVGPISRCVRDAALCLDVLAGYTAEDPKTVAGIGHRPAGGYASKLHADALQGKRLGLYGPGWRDQPLSPEADELYRRARDEMERLGAVLVDDPFAGSGFASLREPTPPLANFDARGLESVPHDLQNYLERLGPDAALRSFADFALATASEDAFAPSGVLGFMPNLPQFGPCLADPSRPPDLSEFTALKERYLAIFGEVWTGQRLDGLVFPQMREQLPPLHGSGTIQETTVGEINIAGLPGVTVPAGFYASGAPFNLIFVGPMWSEADLLALAFAYEAGTRHRRPPTLRVG from the coding sequence ATGGCCGAGCCGATGATCGATGACCGGGTAGTTTCCATCGATGTCGTCGAGATGACGGTCGACCAGGTGCAGGCGGCGTTCGCGGCTGGCGTCGCGGACGCGGTGTCCCTGACACAGGCGTTCCTGGAACGTATCGCGACCTGGGACCCGCACTACACAGCCATCGTCTTCTTAAACCCCGAAGCGCTCGACGCCGCGCGCGCCAGCGACCGGCGGCGGGCCGCGGGGCAGACCCTGGGCCCACTCGATGGTGTTCCCGTGGTGGTGAAAGACCCGATGGACATGGTCGGTTTCCCGACCACGGCCGGCTGGCGCCTCCTGCATGCCGCGAGTGGCGGGGTGGACCTCATGCCCGCCACGGACAGCCCGGTCGTCGCCCGCATGAAGGCGGCCGGTGCCGTGATCCTGGGCAAGACGAACGTGCCGGTGCTCAGCCACACCGGCAGCCACGCCAACGACAGCTGGGCCGGACCGACGTACAACGCGGCCGGGCGCGAGTTCCTGCCCGGAGGCAGCAGCGCCGGCACCGCCACCGCAGTCGCCGCCAGCATGGCCGTGCTGGGCCTCGCCGAGGAGACCGGCGGCTCGATCCAGAACCCGGCCTCGGCGCAGGGCTTGGTCGGCATCAAGCCGACGTTCGCGTTGGTGCCCAACGCGGGCGTCATGCCGCTCTCCTCCAACCGCGATGTCGTGGGACCGATCTCGCGTTGCGTGAGGGATGCGGCTCTCTGCCTCGACGTGCTCGCGGGCTACACCGCCGAAGATCCCAAGACCGTGGCGGGCATCGGCCACCGTCCCGCCGGAGGCTACGCGTCGAAGCTTCATGCCGATGCCCTGCAGGGCAAGCGCCTCGGCCTCTACGGCCCAGGCTGGCGCGATCAGCCCCTGTCGCCGGAGGCCGACGAACTCTACCGGCGCGCCCGGGACGAGATGGAGCGGCTCGGCGCCGTGCTGGTCGACGATCCCTTCGCCGGCTCGGGCTTCGCCTCCCTGCGCGAGCCGACCCCACCCCTCGCGAACTTCGACGCACGCGGCCTCGAATCCGTGCCCCACGACCTTCAAAATTACTTGGAACGCCTCGGGCCCGACGCAGCCTTGCGGAGCTTCGCCGACTTCGCCCTCGCCACCGCGTCCGAGGACGCCTTCGCCCCGTCCGGCGTCCTCGGCTTCATGCCGAACCTGCCGCAGTTCGGCCCATGCTTGGCCGACCCATCCCGCCCGCCGGACCTGTCGGAGTTCACGGCGCTGAAGGAGCGCTACCTCGCGATCTTCGGCGAGGTCTGGACAGGCCAGAGATTGGACGGCTTGGTGTTCCCTCAGATGCGTGAGCAGCTGCCGCCCTTGCACGGCAGCGGCACCATCCAGGAGACCACGGTCGGGGAGATCAACATCGCGGGCCTGCCGGGAGTGACGGTGCCGGCCGGCTTCTACGCCTCCGGCGCGCCGTTCAACCTGATCTTCGTCGGCCCGATGTGGAGCGAGGCCGACCTTCTGGCGCTCGCCTTCGCCTACGAGGCTGGCACGCGCCACCGCCGGCCCCCGACCCTCCGGGTCGGATGA